One genomic region from Chthonomonas calidirosea T49 encodes:
- a CDS encoding mannose-1-phosphate guanyltransferase, whose product MKAVIMAGGEGTRLRPLTSQRPKPLVPVLNMPIMEHIVLLLKEHGITDIVVTLHYLADEIEGYFGDGSEWGVNLIYSVEETPLGTAGSVKQAESYLKDDTFLIISGDALTDINLDRVIEYHRKRKSLATLVLSHVPNPLEFGVVITDDEGRIRRFLEKPSWGEVFSDTVNTGMYILEPSIFSYMEPGQNYDWSHDIFPKLLKEKKPLYGYIMENDYWCDVGNLQQYREAQYTVLDGNTRVRIGTRSVLSHTNGVWVGDGCEIDPSAQILPPVVIGRNCKIKGEAIVGPYSVIGDNCIIEEQAKVHRSILWDNVYVGVGSQINASTVCSHTTIESDCNIQEGAVIGARCRIENGTTIRTQIKLWPDKIIEAGSIVTMSLIWGQKWAGSLFRKQGVMGIANIELTPDFACKLGASFGGYLKRGATVVTSRDSGPVARMMKRALISGLLSVGVNVLDMRSMPLPIARHSILGSQAGGGVHVRIAPDDPKMILFEFFDEQGIYVAQSAERKIETIFYREDFRRVDAEQVGILEFAGRGIEQYAEAFYHRLNTEAIRDLHLKVVADFAFSRLASIYPSMLGRMGVDLIALNAYPDVQKTPKTPEARAALLPGLARIVQTLQADMGVLFEADGERMTLVSEEGQVIGGNELLALMIALVARTHPHARIAVPITAPSILEPIVALHDGTIVRSRTNSRDLMEFCVARPNKEGRVDFAGDDRGGFIFSEFQPTFDAMYAFGKLMEMLATTGLRLSELVRELPPAHLTRTMIRCPWDAKGRIMRVLTREADSLMTANKQHVEMVDGIKFFERDGWVLVLPDASEPYFHIYAESSSHEHAHELLCKYAKKIELLLQD is encoded by the coding sequence ATGAAAGCGGTGATCATGGCCGGGGGCGAGGGAACTCGTTTACGTCCTCTTACCTCTCAACGTCCGAAGCCGTTAGTTCCGGTACTGAATATGCCCATTATGGAGCATATTGTGCTGCTGCTGAAAGAGCACGGTATCACAGACATTGTGGTGACCCTCCACTATTTGGCGGATGAAATAGAGGGCTATTTTGGGGATGGCTCGGAGTGGGGCGTGAACCTCATCTACTCCGTGGAAGAGACGCCCTTAGGCACAGCCGGAAGCGTAAAACAGGCGGAATCCTACCTTAAAGACGATACTTTCCTCATCATTAGTGGAGACGCCCTCACCGATATTAATCTTGACCGTGTGATCGAGTACCATCGTAAAAGGAAAAGTCTCGCCACCCTTGTCCTTTCCCACGTTCCCAACCCCCTTGAGTTCGGCGTGGTGATTACGGATGACGAAGGCCGTATTCGCCGCTTTCTTGAAAAGCCTTCCTGGGGTGAGGTGTTCTCGGACACGGTGAACACCGGCATGTACATTTTGGAGCCGAGCATCTTCTCCTACATGGAACCAGGCCAAAACTACGATTGGAGCCATGACATCTTTCCCAAACTGCTGAAGGAGAAAAAGCCGCTCTATGGCTACATCATGGAGAACGACTACTGGTGTGATGTGGGCAACCTTCAGCAATATCGGGAGGCCCAGTATACGGTGCTAGACGGCAATACGCGTGTGCGTATCGGCACCCGCAGCGTCTTGAGCCACACCAACGGGGTTTGGGTGGGCGACGGATGCGAGATCGATCCCTCCGCGCAGATCTTACCTCCGGTGGTTATAGGGCGCAACTGCAAAATCAAAGGGGAGGCCATCGTAGGCCCCTACTCGGTCATCGGAGACAACTGCATTATTGAAGAGCAGGCGAAAGTCCACCGGAGCATTCTGTGGGATAACGTCTATGTGGGGGTGGGCTCTCAGATCAACGCCAGCACCGTCTGCTCTCACACCACCATCGAGTCGGACTGTAATATTCAAGAGGGTGCGGTGATCGGTGCACGCTGCCGCATTGAAAACGGCACCACCATCCGTACCCAGATCAAGCTGTGGCCGGACAAGATCATCGAGGCTGGCAGCATCGTTACAATGAGCCTTATTTGGGGCCAGAAATGGGCTGGCTCCCTCTTTCGAAAGCAGGGCGTTATGGGCATCGCGAACATCGAGCTAACCCCAGATTTCGCCTGCAAATTGGGCGCCTCGTTTGGGGGCTACCTTAAACGTGGCGCCACCGTGGTAACAAGCCGCGATTCGGGGCCGGTTGCCCGCATGATGAAACGCGCCCTCATCTCCGGCCTGCTCTCGGTGGGGGTTAACGTGCTCGATATGCGCTCCATGCCGCTGCCCATCGCACGGCACAGCATCCTCGGCTCGCAGGCCGGTGGCGGCGTCCATGTGCGCATCGCCCCCGACGACCCCAAAATGATCCTCTTCGAGTTCTTCGACGAACAGGGCATCTACGTCGCCCAAAGCGCCGAGCGCAAAATAGAGACCATCTTCTATCGTGAGGACTTTCGGCGCGTGGATGCGGAACAGGTGGGCATTCTGGAGTTTGCCGGGCGCGGCATCGAACAGTACGCCGAGGCCTTCTATCATCGCCTTAACACAGAGGCCATACGAGACCTTCACCTAAAAGTGGTGGCCGACTTCGCCTTCAGTCGCCTCGCCAGCATCTACCCCTCCATGCTTGGGCGCATGGGCGTAGACCTCATCGCACTTAACGCCTATCCCGATGTCCAAAAAACACCCAAGACACCCGAAGCGCGTGCGGCCCTGCTGCCTGGGCTGGCCAGAATTGTGCAGACGCTGCAGGCCGATATGGGAGTGCTGTTTGAAGCCGATGGGGAACGCATGACGTTGGTAAGCGAAGAGGGGCAGGTTATCGGCGGCAATGAGCTTTTAGCGCTGATGATCGCCCTCGTGGCGCGCACCCACCCCCATGCGCGCATTGCCGTGCCCATCACCGCCCCTAGCATCCTTGAACCCATTGTGGCCCTGCACGATGGTACTATCGTGCGATCGCGTACAAACTCCAGAGACCTCATGGAGTTCTGTGTGGCCCGCCCCAACAAAGAGGGCCGTGTGGACTTTGCCGGCGACGATCGAGGCGGATTCATCTTCAGCGAGTTTCAACCCACCTTCGATGCCATGTACGCCTTTGGAAAACTTATGGAGATGCTGGCCACCACTGGCCTGCGCCTCTCCGAACTGGTGCGCGAGCTACCGCCAGCCCACCTCACTCGAACCATGATACGCTGCCCCTGGGATGCCAAAGGGCGCATTATGCGCGTGCTCACCCGTGAGGCCGATTCGCTGATGACCGCGAATAAACAGCATGTGGAGATGGTAGACGGCATCAAGTTCTTTGAAAGGGATGGCTGGGTGTTGGTCTTGCCGGACGCCTCGGAGCCCTACTTCCACATCTATGCCGAATCGAGCTCCCACGAACACGCCCACGAGCTGCTCTGCAAGTACGCCAAAAAGATTGAGCTGCTTCTGCAAGATTAA
- a CDS encoding DUF5679 domain-containing protein, with protein MSDTQGDGPLSNQTATVETEPVVIGYCVHCRTKRQMQNAIQVCNRRGRYDLKGYCAVCGKAMYRLGGWEAVAAAARRNTER; from the coding sequence ATGAGCGACACGCAAGGCGATGGACCTCTTTCCAACCAAACCGCCACGGTGGAGACGGAGCCGGTGGTGATCGGCTACTGTGTGCACTGTCGAACCAAGCGCCAAATGCAAAACGCCATTCAGGTGTGCAATCGCCGTGGGCGATATGACCTTAAAGGGTACTGTGCCGTTTGTGGCAAGGCCATGTATCGCCTGGGCGGTTGGGAGGCCGTAGCCGCTGCTGCTCGAAGAAACACAGAACGGTAG
- a CDS encoding valine--tRNA ligase — translation MTTQNSALPAELPKSYDPSQVEERWYARWKEMGFFHEEPDPSRPPYCITIPPPNITGSLHIGHALNNTILDVFTRWHRMRGFCTLCLPGTDHAGIATQTVVERELEKEGLTRQQLGRERFIERCWQWREQYGNRIYYQFEKLGCSYDWQRVRFTMDPSYVEAIMEVFGSWYERGLIYRGTRVVNWDVKLQTAVSDIEVNVEERPGKLYHFRYPFADGNGFITIATTRPETMLGDTAVAAHPDDPRYKPHFGRLLRLPLTNRLIPLIPDDYAKPEFGSGAVKVTPAHDLNDFECGLRHNLPQIVVIDKEGRMTEAAGPDFAGLDRYEAREKVVEAMKALGLLEKIEDYTIQTPISDRSGEVIEPLLSEQWFVRMKPLAQPAIEVVKQGKIRFIPERYTEIYLRWMENIRDWCISRQLWWGHRIPVWWTDEGGERQHTFARSREEAVTKLGTQNVWQDEDVLDTWFSSALWPHATLGWPRETPELAYFYPTNLLSTAQEILYLWVARMIMTGLDFIKRPADRTLEADGLLEENGKQRAIIPFRDVYIHATVLDEKGERMSKSKGNGVDPIELIDRFGADATRFSLMQQAGKNQDIRYSAARTEIAAAFCNKLWNASRFVLTVLASPNGQELPADGNLGPVEPTQLPDRWILSRLHETIGKVNAALANYDMDDASHALYHFFWDDFCDWYIEIAKLRLRSEPPEEGRTVRTLLAQVLETTLRLLHPIIPFITEEIWQRLPHTGDTICLAPYPQADPTRLDAEACAGMERIQEVTRALRNLRAQFSVPPTARVAGAIVTADQRIHALLEPAVPFIQELARLSELSLGAEHPSQQHCEGKWVAEALAGLEVLLCLGDAVDSAKELERIEKELDAVAKQIARSEGLLNNPQFVERAKPEIVEKERATLAEWQAKREILERRKQMLLS, via the coding sequence ATGACAACCCAAAATTCCGCTTTGCCTGCGGAGCTGCCGAAAAGCTACGACCCTTCTCAGGTGGAGGAGAGATGGTACGCTCGATGGAAAGAGATGGGCTTCTTCCATGAAGAGCCCGATCCGTCGCGTCCACCCTACTGCATCACCATCCCCCCTCCCAATATCACAGGTAGTTTGCACATCGGCCATGCACTCAATAACACCATCCTCGATGTGTTTACCCGCTGGCACCGAATGCGCGGCTTTTGTACCCTCTGCCTGCCGGGAACCGACCATGCGGGCATCGCCACGCAGACCGTGGTGGAGCGGGAGCTGGAAAAAGAGGGCCTCACGCGCCAACAGCTGGGCCGAGAGCGGTTCATTGAACGATGCTGGCAATGGCGCGAGCAGTACGGCAACCGAATCTACTATCAGTTTGAGAAACTGGGCTGCTCCTACGACTGGCAGCGTGTGCGCTTTACCATGGATCCCTCCTACGTAGAGGCCATCATGGAGGTGTTTGGCTCGTGGTATGAGCGTGGCCTGATCTACCGCGGCACGCGCGTGGTGAACTGGGATGTGAAGTTGCAAACCGCCGTGTCCGACATTGAGGTTAACGTGGAGGAACGCCCTGGAAAGCTCTATCATTTTCGCTACCCGTTTGCCGATGGTAACGGCTTCATTACCATCGCCACCACGCGTCCGGAGACGATGCTCGGCGATACCGCCGTGGCCGCCCATCCCGATGACCCGCGCTATAAGCCTCACTTCGGACGCCTGTTGCGGCTGCCCCTTACCAATCGGCTTATCCCACTTATTCCCGATGACTATGCCAAACCGGAGTTCGGCTCGGGGGCGGTAAAGGTGACCCCAGCCCACGACCTAAACGACTTCGAATGCGGGCTGCGCCACAACCTTCCTCAAATCGTGGTGATTGACAAAGAGGGGCGCATGACGGAGGCCGCCGGCCCCGACTTCGCCGGCCTGGACCGCTATGAGGCTCGTGAGAAAGTGGTGGAGGCTATGAAAGCTCTGGGTCTCCTTGAAAAAATAGAGGACTACACCATTCAAACCCCCATCTCCGACCGCAGTGGAGAGGTCATCGAGCCGCTGCTTTCCGAACAGTGGTTTGTGCGGATGAAACCGCTCGCCCAACCTGCCATCGAGGTGGTGAAACAGGGCAAAATCCGCTTCATTCCCGAGCGCTACACCGAAATCTATTTGCGATGGATGGAGAACATCCGCGACTGGTGTATCAGTCGGCAGCTGTGGTGGGGGCATCGCATTCCCGTATGGTGGACCGACGAGGGAGGGGAGCGACAGCATACTTTCGCACGCAGTCGCGAAGAGGCGGTGACCAAGCTGGGCACCCAGAACGTTTGGCAAGATGAAGATGTGCTCGACACCTGGTTCTCGTCCGCTCTGTGGCCTCACGCTACCCTGGGTTGGCCGCGCGAAACGCCAGAGCTTGCCTATTTCTATCCCACCAATCTGCTTTCCACGGCACAAGAGATCCTCTATCTTTGGGTCGCCCGCATGATCATGACGGGGCTTGACTTTATTAAAAGGCCGGCCGACCGCACGCTGGAGGCCGACGGTCTGCTGGAAGAGAACGGCAAGCAGCGCGCCATTATCCCCTTCCGCGATGTCTACATTCACGCCACCGTGCTGGATGAAAAAGGGGAGCGCATGAGCAAGAGCAAGGGTAACGGCGTAGACCCTATTGAGCTCATTGACCGCTTCGGAGCCGACGCCACTCGGTTCTCCCTTATGCAGCAGGCCGGGAAAAATCAGGATATTCGCTACAGCGCCGCACGCACAGAGATCGCCGCCGCCTTCTGTAACAAGCTGTGGAACGCCTCTCGATTTGTGCTAACGGTGTTGGCCTCTCCCAACGGACAAGAGCTACCCGCAGATGGCAACCTGGGCCCTGTAGAGCCGACACAGCTGCCAGACCGTTGGATACTCTCGCGGCTGCATGAAACCATTGGAAAGGTGAATGCGGCCCTCGCCAACTACGATATGGACGACGCCTCCCACGCCCTCTATCACTTCTTTTGGGACGACTTTTGTGACTGGTACATCGAGATCGCCAAGTTGCGGCTTCGCAGCGAGCCGCCGGAAGAGGGACGTACCGTGCGCACCCTCCTAGCGCAGGTTTTGGAAACCACTCTTCGCCTGCTGCACCCCATTATTCCCTTCATTACCGAGGAGATATGGCAGCGGTTGCCCCATACGGGCGATACCATCTGCTTGGCGCCCTACCCGCAAGCCGATCCGACTCGGCTCGATGCGGAGGCGTGTGCCGGTATGGAGCGAATTCAAGAGGTGACGCGCGCCTTGCGCAACCTTCGCGCCCAATTTTCCGTGCCGCCCACCGCACGCGTGGCAGGGGCGATAGTGACCGCCGACCAGAGGATTCACGCGCTTCTAGAGCCGGCTGTGCCGTTCATCCAAGAGTTGGCGCGGCTGAGTGAGCTATCTCTCGGTGCGGAACACCCAAGCCAGCAGCACTGTGAGGGAAAATGGGTTGCCGAAGCGCTTGCCGGTTTAGAGGTGCTTCTCTGCCTGGGAGATGCGGTGGATAGCGCCAAGGAGCTGGAGCGGATTGAAAAAGAGCTCGATGCCGTGGCGAAGCAGATAGCCCGCTCGGAGGGGCTTCTCAACAACCCGCAGTTTGTGGAGCGCGCTAAACCGGAGATCGTTGAGAAAGAGCGTGCAACTCTGGCCGAATGGCAGGCCAAACGCGAGATCCTAGAGCGCCGCAAGCAGATGCTGCTTTCTTAA
- a CDS encoding mandelate racemase/muconate lactonizing enzyme family protein: MRLSGLKVKTVERIVVHVPFTPRCQVWNQREVWQWGISEIIRVTTNVRGLVGFGETLLHYTWGRVSEEAVQRVIGGNPVEFLGDDRLGAGLQMALYDVVGKALEVPVYRLLNLPKVRDWCPISWWNIDMSPEAFAEEAKEAVAYGYTSYKIKARPWWDIYAQVEAISRVTPPNFKLDLDWNQMLLTAGNAGPVLSQLDRYGRVAIYESPIFQRDVEGNRHLRSLTTRPIALHFGEPPFPTVARRGVCDGFVVSGGIASILRQAALADAFEMPFWLQMVGTGLTTALSLHLGAVLKRAVWPAVNCLNNYADDLLKRAIEIVGGYARVPEGSGLGVELDEEALMRYRMRPPYAIPRPRLLLQVVWPQGFAVWYRDMQQCWDDFLAGNQPVQERGVRMETFADDGSKEWADLFQRLQQGPIRTKEEAHSA; encoded by the coding sequence ATGCGACTATCCGGTTTAAAGGTCAAGACGGTTGAGCGGATTGTGGTTCATGTGCCTTTCACTCCACGCTGCCAGGTTTGGAACCAGCGGGAGGTTTGGCAGTGGGGCATTAGCGAGATCATTCGAGTAACCACCAACGTGCGCGGGTTGGTGGGTTTCGGGGAGACCCTGCTGCACTACACGTGGGGACGTGTATCTGAGGAGGCCGTTCAGCGCGTTATCGGTGGCAACCCGGTGGAGTTTTTGGGCGACGATAGGCTTGGGGCTGGGCTGCAGATGGCTCTTTACGATGTGGTTGGAAAGGCGTTAGAGGTTCCCGTCTATAGGCTCCTCAACCTACCGAAGGTTCGGGATTGGTGCCCTATCAGCTGGTGGAATATTGACATGTCGCCGGAGGCCTTTGCCGAGGAGGCGAAAGAGGCCGTGGCATATGGCTATACCTCCTACAAAATCAAGGCAAGGCCTTGGTGGGATATCTACGCCCAAGTCGAGGCCATCAGTCGCGTCACTCCTCCCAATTTCAAGCTGGATTTGGATTGGAATCAGATGCTGTTAACCGCCGGCAACGCGGGGCCGGTGCTTTCGCAGCTCGACCGCTATGGGCGTGTGGCCATCTACGAATCGCCCATTTTCCAACGCGATGTGGAGGGCAACCGGCATTTGCGCTCGCTTACCACACGACCTATCGCCCTCCATTTCGGCGAGCCGCCTTTCCCCACCGTCGCACGCCGTGGCGTGTGCGATGGTTTTGTGGTCAGCGGAGGCATCGCCTCTATTCTCCGCCAGGCCGCCCTAGCCGATGCCTTCGAGATGCCGTTTTGGCTGCAGATGGTGGGCACAGGGCTAACAACGGCTCTTTCGCTGCATCTAGGTGCCGTGTTAAAGCGGGCGGTATGGCCGGCAGTGAACTGCCTTAACAACTATGCGGACGACCTGCTAAAGCGTGCCATTGAGATTGTAGGGGGTTATGCGCGTGTACCGGAGGGGTCGGGGCTAGGAGTTGAGCTGGATGAGGAGGCCTTGATGCGCTATCGGATGCGCCCACCCTACGCCATTCCACGTCCACGGCTGCTTTTGCAGGTGGTGTGGCCTCAGGGGTTCGCGGTGTGGTATCGGGATATGCAGCAGTGTTGGGACGATTTCTTGGCAGGAAACCAACCGGTTCAGGAGCGCGGCGTTCGCATGGAGACGTTCGCCGACGACGGCTCGAAGGAGTGGGCCGATCTCTTTCAGCGCCTACAGCAGGGGCCGATACGAACAAAGGAAGAGGCGCACAGCGCCTAG
- a CDS encoding sugar phosphate isomerase/epimerase family protein produces MSYDPFFSGDRPFQLEQARATREAAARYGITICDLYTGVATHRFHGLSHSDPRPRQRMKEWIEAAAEIAVTLGTDLLGGHWDAFSCEVLADPQRTREATNRLHQTFRELAQKLRASGLRALMQEQMYIPSEKPWTLEEGERFLLEVNRDRGDALPVLLTLDVGHQAGMHYGLAGPDLDYTEWIRRFGATCAVIHLQQTTPDASHHWPFTEEYNRRGHIRMEKVLEALQRSHAEYEQSPLAQVLPRATKQWLVAEIIPGSTKTEAQLLKELEETARFLRGYVPEGGLVM; encoded by the coding sequence ATGTCATACGACCCCTTTTTTTCTGGCGACCGGCCGTTTCAGCTGGAGCAGGCCAGGGCGACACGAGAGGCGGCCGCGCGTTACGGCATCACCATCTGCGACCTCTATACCGGCGTGGCGACCCACCGTTTTCACGGCCTCTCGCACAGCGATCCTCGTCCACGCCAGCGCATGAAGGAGTGGATAGAGGCCGCCGCCGAGATCGCCGTAACGTTGGGAACCGATCTGCTAGGAGGCCATTGGGACGCTTTCTCCTGTGAGGTGCTGGCCGACCCGCAGCGTACGCGAGAGGCCACAAACCGACTGCATCAGACGTTTCGCGAGCTCGCCCAAAAGCTGCGCGCTAGCGGCCTGCGCGCGCTTATGCAGGAGCAGATGTACATTCCTAGCGAGAAGCCCTGGACGCTTGAGGAAGGCGAACGTTTTCTTCTCGAAGTCAATCGCGATAGGGGCGACGCTTTGCCGGTGCTGCTCACCCTGGATGTAGGCCATCAGGCCGGCATGCACTACGGCCTTGCTGGGCCCGACCTCGATTATACCGAATGGATACGTCGGTTCGGCGCGACCTGTGCCGTCATTCATCTGCAGCAAACGACCCCCGATGCCTCGCACCACTGGCCCTTTACGGAAGAATACAATCGGCGTGGCCATATTCGCATGGAAAAGGTGCTGGAGGCCTTACAACGGAGCCATGCGGAGTACGAACAAAGTCCCCTTGCTCAAGTGCTTCCTCGAGCGACCAAGCAGTGGCTTGTGGCCGAGATCATCCCCGGCTCGACGAAAACGGAGGCGCAACTGCTGAAGGAGCTGGAGGAGACAGCCCGGTTTCTGCGTGGCTATGTTCCCGAAGGAGGCCTTGTGATGTGA